A window from Roseburia sp. 499 encodes these proteins:
- a CDS encoding SigF/SigG family RNA polymerase sporulation sigma factor translates to MELLKEKPEQKKSKDEQVKELLELAHSGDKVARDTMVKENIGLIWSIVRRFSNRGYEVEDLFQIGSIGLMKAIDKFDTSFEVKFSTYAVPMITGEIKRFLRDDGLIKVSRSLKENGAKVKQARERLQAERGRDVTLQELAEETGIEREEIVMALEANGEVESIYKTYAPEDGKETCLADRLPQEKDSHEVLINHMLLEQLLEELEVEERQLIKMRYFEECTQMQVAEAMGISQVQVSRMEKKILLSMRKKL, encoded by the coding sequence GTGGAGCTGCTGAAAGAGAAGCCAGAACAGAAAAAGTCCAAGGATGAACAGGTGAAGGAACTGCTAGAACTGGCTCACAGCGGAGATAAAGTTGCAAGAGATACTATGGTAAAAGAAAATATAGGATTAATCTGGAGCATTGTGCGAAGATTTTCCAATCGTGGATATGAAGTGGAGGATTTGTTTCAAATTGGAAGTATAGGATTAATGAAAGCCATTGATAAGTTTGATACTTCATTTGAGGTAAAGTTTTCCACTTATGCCGTACCTATGATAACAGGAGAAATCAAACGTTTCCTAAGGGATGATGGGTTGATTAAGGTAAGCCGAAGCCTGAAAGAAAATGGAGCAAAGGTAAAACAGGCAAGAGAACGGCTTCAGGCAGAACGAGGACGGGATGTTACCCTGCAGGAACTGGCAGAAGAGACTGGGATAGAACGAGAAGAAATTGTTATGGCATTAGAGGCAAATGGAGAAGTAGAATCTATTTATAAGACCTATGCCCCGGAAGATGGAAAGGAAACTTGTCTGGCAGACCGACTTCCGCAGGAAAAGGACAGCCATGAAGTACTTATTAATCACATGCTATTAGAGCAACTGTTAGAAGAACTGGAGGTAGAAGAGCGACAATTAATAAAAATGCGTTATTTTGAAGAGTGTACTCAGATGCAGGTGGCAGAGGCAATGGGAATTAGTCAGGTGCAGGTGAGCCGGATGGAGAAAAAAATTCTGCTGTCCATGCGCAAAAAGTTATAA
- the spoIIAB gene encoding anti-sigma F factor, translating into MEYLKNEMKMEFQAVSSNEGFARVAVGAFIAELNPTVDELADIKTAVSEAVTNCIIHGYEQRGGSIWIQCRIEGNQIEISVTDTGRGIRDVEQAKEPLFTTKPELERSGMGFAFMEAFMDELEVLSKLGEGTCVIMRKTIGQG; encoded by the coding sequence GAAATGAAGATGGAATTTCAAGCAGTATCTTCCAACGAAGGATTTGCAAGAGTGGCAGTGGGGGCTTTTATTGCAGAATTGAATCCTACGGTGGACGAGCTTGCAGATATAAAAACTGCGGTCAGTGAAGCGGTAACGAATTGTATTATTCATGGATATGAACAAAGGGGGGGGAGTATCTGGATTCAATGTCGAATCGAAGGAAATCAAATAGAAATATCCGTTACTGATACCGGAAGAGGTATTCGGGATGTAGAACAGGCGAAAGAACCATTGTTTACAACGAAACCGGAGTTGGAACGTTCCGGGATGGGATTTGCATTTATGGAGGCATTTATGGACGAGCTAGAGGTATTGTCCAAATTAGGAGAAGGAACTTGTGTGATAATGCGTAAAACCATAGGACAGGGGTGA